A window of Pseudophryne corroboree isolate aPseCor3 chromosome 1, aPseCor3.hap2, whole genome shotgun sequence genomic DNA:
agtgtgcgcacgcgcagaagacgcaatgcgcatgcgcacacagtgagattatACGGTATTTCACatctgcaaatgcctctgcctgattgggcaggaggcgggagggagggagggaggggagtcaCGGCGTCGTTTAAGGGacatcatacgcagctgctgtgacccaaagcatggcgggtagccatcttCCATAGCAGCTAGGcaaagggctaccctaaacatgcgaaagcatctccactgcgcaatgcttttgcatgtgcgCGGGGGTGGGGGGCTGGATCTGGCATGCGCGGTGCACTTGCCCTAtgcagcgtcccctcgcatgtcagtgtaatggattgCAGATCCATGCTGAAGTAGGCCCAAATCCAGAACTGGCTGCACTGCAGGCAAACATGAAGATGCGACAAGCGTACATACTGGACGATTTACGATTCATCTCAAAATGAGAAATTGTCCAGAATATCATCCAATGTCCACCCAGTTCAAGATGAGTGAGGGTGCACCAATTTGAGAGCACCTCTGAATCAGAAGACAGCTCATGGATGGGGCCATATACTTCCATTAGGACATTACTTGCTCATTGTTGGAATATTGTACTTATAGAATAAGAACTTAAAATCTACAAGTTTCGCCAAAGGGTGTTTCAGAAACGTTGAATGCTGCCACTTGAAGCCCATACTCTGGTACAATCCGTGAGCCGCCCGATGGCCCAATGTTGTCTCCAGGATGACCGCACTGCAACCGCGTCCACGGGCAAAGTCAATGACTGTCCTACAGAGTGCTTTGGCGATTCCCCTGCCTCTGTGGCTTTGGGCCACCGACATCCTCCTAAGTTCTGTATGGTTGTCCCCTCCCGGGTGCGATGATGGTATAGCTACCACCATTCCTACCACTTCTCCGGCCGACTCGGCCACCCAGAAGCAGTAGCCATCTCTCTGCAGGTAGAACTTCTGGATATCCAGCATGTCGTCGGAGAGAGCGTGCCTGACATAGGAATCGTAGAGGTCTCTCGTGCCCAACCAGAGGATGATGAAGGCTAAGAATACTACTACAAAGGAGAAGACCACGGACCTGAGGATCAGAAGGGGCAAGAAGAAGGCGACTAATAGTAATAACCAAATACGTGGAAGGGAGAGACCATGCTTGAAGGCAACTTGAGTATGTTCTAGAGTCCCCTGGGCAAAGAGGTCCCTCACCGCTTGGTAGTCCGAGTCCTTGTACAGCCGGATGATGTAATCAGACATCTTGTATCCTGTAGATTAGAGATCGGTTACAGTTACATTGCTGACGTTGAATCACCAGCGCTGGTGGTGTCCCTATCTATACCTCAAGCTGTCCAGATAGTTCAAAGACACGCAATAAACATAGACAAGCTATGCGTGTTTAAATGAGTTCCCCTGTCCAATCTAGCTACATGTGTGTATACAAactctatatacaatacatacacaatAGAGGTCTTACAGATGTGGCTGGAGGTGGTGTCACTTCCTTGGAAGCTGCAGTGATATCGCTGTACGgtgatacagcaggaggcgtctattacacgaaGTGGCCTGCAGCGGCAGTAGTGACCTGACCTGCGTCCTAGGACAAAGCATCAGATAACTAAGAAACCGGCGGGCGGCACGAACGTGTCACATCACTCACGTCATTAGGTTAATGTGTTCTAGCTTACACAGTGTATAAGCACGTGAGTGATTTTACAACACGCTCAGTCATCCCTGTAGCACCGTGACCTGTTCACGCATCTCACATGCCTACACTTACCAGAGAGAGCCGCCGTCTGCGCTGTCCGCGTGCGGTCTCTCATTTCACCGGCCAGTTAGCTGGATGGAACTCTTAGGCGTTGGGGCCCGTCATACCCGAGTGCTGAAGACAGGGGTGGTTTAATAGTGACACTCAGGGGTGACGATTTCAGGACAGATGAGATATAGCAGATACAAGTACAAACTACAACAGAAATAACAGGAGTGTGCGTTGTGGGGACATAACATCCCTGTGAGACAAAGGTAGTGCGCTGGGTATACCGTGCTGACATAACCACTTCAGTGGCGGGGCTGTTCAGTTGGTGGCCTGCTTGGATGAGGCCTGTCTGTGGCCTCCCCTGCTGTCCTATAAGCAGGTGAAGGAGACATACCACTATATACGCAGCAGTCTTCATGTAAATACTTTACTTAATTGACAGAATATTAGTAACATCCCCAGAGATCTGCAGAGAGTGGCTATTATTTAATGCATGGCCCTGACAGTAGGTGAGAACATCCCAGTGTCCCAGGGTCTGAGCTCCAACAGTAGGTCCaagcagtccgctgctgtggtagtTTATTTCCCTGTTGGGGCACACAGAGGGCATCACGTGAAGGTTACCGGTGATCTGGCGGAGGATTCTAGATCCCAAAGTATATATAGTGGCATCATGTTGCCACAGGAACCTGGAGACTGATGCCATGTGTTTATGGAAACAGCAGGTTTTGTGGCTCTGGAACATACTGCCAGGACATTACATAGGGGAGTCGGGGGGTGGAAGGACTGTTGATTATCTTCATGATCTTGGTGGTGGTGGAGATTTGGAGAGGAGCTGCTTGGAGAACCATGAAGTTCTCTTCTTAGCTTCTATAGTTTCCATAGCAATTGGCACAGGGTCCCCATCCAGTACTTTTGCAGAGATTTGTTCATCTGCTTTCATTCCAAGCATTCGCCTAGGGGTAGGACAGTGTGGTTAATATCCCCTAGTGACCGTTGTCCTGGGGAGGAGCCCTCATGAACATTGCCAGGAGCAGGATGAAGGTAATACTTCCCTGGTCTATCAGTGGTTCCTGCAAGGTGTGGGGACATTTTGTTTTATGAAGCATTTTCTTGACCGCACTGTGTGGCCCTTAGGATAACATGATGAATGACGTCCTGGAGATGGTCATATAGAATGTGGTGGTGGGGAGCTTGGAGATGCCGGGGTGCCTTGTGCAGACTGGAGTCATTCAGCAACCTATACGTGGCAGCAGGTGGGTTCCTGGCTAGGGGGTGAGGCTGACTAGGGATGGTCATACAGAATGTGGTGGTGGGCAGCTTGGAGATGCCGGGGTGCCTTGTGCAGACTGGAGTCATTTAGAAACCTATACGTGGCAGCATGTGGGTTCCTAGCTAGGGGGTGAGGCTGGCTAAGGATTGGTCATACAGAATGAGGTGGTGGGGAGCTTGGAGATGCCGGGGTGCCTTGTGCAGACTGGAGTCATTCAGCAACTTATACGTGGCAGCATGTGGGTTCCTGGCTAGGGGGTGAGGCTGGCTAAGGATGGTCATATAGAATGTGGTGGAGGGGAGCTTGGAAATGCTGGGGTGCCTTGTGCAGACTGGAGTCATTCAGCAACCTATACGCGGCTGCAGGTGGGTTCCTGGCTAGGGGGTGAGGCTGGCTCGGGATAGTCATACAGAATGTGGTGGTCGGGAGCTTGGAGATGCCGGGGTGCCTTGTGCAGACTGGAGTCATTCAGCAACCTATACGTGGCAGCAGGTGGGTTCCTATCTAGGGGGTGAGGCTGGCTAGGGATAGTCATACAGAATGTGGTGGTGGGGAGCTTGGAGATGCCAGGGGACCTTGTGCAGACTGGAGTCATTCAGCAACCTATACGTGGCAGCAGGTGGGTTCCTGGCTAGGGGGTGAGGCTGGCTAGGGATGGTCATACAGAATGAGGTGGTGGGGAGCTTGGAGATGCCGGGGTGCCTTGTGCAGACTGGAGTCATTCAGCAACCTATACGTGGCAGCAGGTGGGTTCCTGGCTAGGGGGTGAGGCTGACTAGGGATGGTCATACAGGAATGTGGTGGTGGGGAGCTTGGAGATGCCGGGGTGCCTTGTGCAGACTGGAGTCATTCAGAAACCTATACGCGGCAGCATGTGGGTTCCTAGCTAGGGGGTGAGGCTGGCTAAGGATTGGTCATACAGAATGAGGTGGTGGGGAGCTTGGAGATACCGGGGTGCCCTGTGCAGACTGGAGTCATTCAGCAACCTATACGTGGCAGCATGTGGGTTCCTGGCTAGGGGGTGAGGCTGGCTAAGGATGGTCATATAGAATGTGGTGGAGGGGAGCTTGGAAATGCTGGGGTGCCTTGTGCAGACTGGAGTCATTCAGCAACCTATACGCGGCTGCAGGTGGGTTCCTGGCTAGGGGGTGAGGCTGGCTCGGGATAGTCATACAGAATGTGGTGGTGTGGAGCTTGGAGATGCCGGGGTGCCTTGTGCAGACTGGAGTCATTCAGCAACTTATACGTGGCAGCATGTGGGTTCCTGGCTAGGGGGTGAGGCTGGCTAAGGATGGTCATATAGAATGTGGTGGAGGGGAGCTTGGAAATGCTGGGGTGCCTTGTGCAGACTGGAGTCATTCAGCAACCTATACGTGGCAGCATGTGGGTTCCTGGCTAGGGGATGAGGCTGGCTAAGGATGGTCATATAGAATGTGGTGGAGGGGAGCTTGGAAATGCTGGGGTGCCTTGTGCAGACTGGAGTCATTCAGCAACCTATACGCGGCTGCAGGTGGGTTCCTGGCTAGGGGGTGAGGCTGGCTAAGGATGGTCATATAGAATGTGGTGGAGGGGAGCTTGGAAATGCTGGGGTGCCTTGTGCAGACTGGAGTCATTCAGTAACCTATACGTGGCTGCAGGTGGGTTCCTGGCTAGGGGGTGAGGCTGGCTCGGGATAGTCATACAGAATGTGGTGGTTTGGAGATGCCGGGGTGCCTTGTGCAGACTGGAGTCATTCAGCAACTTATACGTGGCAGCATGTGGGTTCCTGGCTAGGGGGTGAGGCTGGCTAAGGATGGTCATATAGAATGTGGTGGAGGGGAGCTTGGAAATGCTGGGGTGCCTTGTGCAGACTGGAGTCATTCAGCAACCTATACGCGGCTGCAGGTGGGTTCCTGGCTAGGGGGTGAGGCTGGCTCGGGATAGTCATACAGAATGTGGTGGTCGGGAGCTTGGAGATGCCGGGGTGCCTTGTGCAGACTGGAGTCATTCAGCAACCTATACGTGGCAGCAGGTGGGTTCCTATCTAGGGGGTGAGGCTGGCTAGGGATAGTCATACAGAATGTGGTGGTGGGGAGCTTGGAGATGCCAGGAGACCTTGTGCAGACTGGAGTCATTCAGCAACCTATACGTGGCAGCAGGTGGGTTCCTGGCTAGGGGGTGAGGCTGGCTAGGGATGGTCATACAGAATGAGGTGGTGGGGAGCTTGGAGATGCCGGGGTGCCTTGTGCAGACTGGAGTCATTCAGCAACCTATACGTGGCAGCAGGTGGGTTCCTGGCTAGGGGGTGAGGCTGACTAGGGATGGTCATACAGGAATGTGGTGGAGGGGAGCTTGGAAATGCTGGGGTGCCTTGTGCAGACTGGAGTCATTCAGCAACCTATACGCGGCTGCAGGTGGGTTCCTGGCTAGGGGGTGAGGCTGGCTCGGGATAGTCATACAGAATGTGGTGGTGTGGAGCTTGGAGATGCCGGGGTGCCTTGTGCAGACTGGAGTCATTCAGCAACCTATACGTGGCAGCATGTGGGTTCCTGGCTAGGGGGTGAGGCTGGCTAAGGATGTTCATATAGAATGTGGTGGAGGGGAGCTTGGAAATGCTGGGGTGCCTTGTGCAGACTGGAGTCATTCAGCAACCTATACGTGGCAGCATGTGGGTTCCTGGCTAGGGGGTGAGGCTGGCTAAGGATGGTCATATAGAATGTGGTGGAGGGGAGCTTGGAAATGCTGGGGTGCCTTGTGCAGACTGGAGTCATTCAGCAACCTATACGTGGCTGCAGGTGGGTTCCTGGCTAGGGGGTGAGGCTGGCTCGGGATAGTCATACAGAATGTGGTGGTGTGGAGCTTGGAGATGCCGGGGTGCCTTGTGCAGACTGGAGTCATTCAGCAACCTATACGTGGCAGCATGTGGGTTCCTGGCTAGGGGGTGAGGCTGGCTAAGGATGGTCATATAGAATGTGGTGGAGGGGAGCTTGGAAATGCTGGGGTGCCTTGTGCAGACTGGAGTCATTCAGCAACCTATACGCGGCTGCAGGTGGGTTCCTGGCTAGGGGGTGAGGCTGGCTAGGGATAGTCATACAGAATGAGGTGGTGGGGAGCTTGGAGATGCCGGGGTGGCTTGTGCAGACTGGAGTCATTCAGCAACTTATACGTGGCTGCAGGTGGGTTCCTGGCTAGGGGGTGAGGCTGGCTAAGGATGGTCATACAGAATGTGTTGGTGGGGAGCTTGGAGATGCCGGGGTGCCTTGTGCAGACAGGAATCATTCAGCAACCTATACGCGGCTGCAGGTGGGTTCCTGGCTAGGGGGTGAGGCTAGCTAAGGATAGTCATTCAGAATGAGGTGGTGGGGAGCTTGGAGATGCCGGGGTGCCTTGTGCAGACTGGAGTCATTCAGCAACCTATACGTGGCAGCAGGTGGGTTCCTATCTAGGGGTGAGGCTGGCTAGGGATTCATGGCCTCTAATAGTTGGCagagggggatgcggtcaagatgccaccgggcggaatcccggcgcacaaggggctgcgttctgctcgccacccctgtcgggattgtgtggtcgggattccggcgtcgggatttcgaccgccggattTCCGGCCGCCGGCATTTAGTAATGATCCCGGCAGAGGCAGTGCCATCCTAGTTAGAGAGCTGGTGTCCTCccacatgtcggcattttgaagatGGAGACACATtgtatgttgacattttaaccctgtggaaataatacagtttgacatTCTGGTGTTGACCTTATGGCTTTCCACATCCTAACTGCACATCATTCTATAGGCCTTATACTAaagcttaccatactgtccctttacaCCGGGaaacatgggttacacaggttctgtggctggctgacgtcATGCCTGCATTCCACCTGGGTTcactcagccacagaacctgtgtaattcatgagtgtcccggtgtaaggggatggtatggtaagcctatctaTCATCAGCAACCAAATACTTCATCCAGACTCCCAATTAGCAAGGTATCTACATTcctgctgcatacttgcctaccctcctgtaaTGGCCGGGAGGCTTCCGAAAATCGAGTGGCCCTCCCGGTctacccggaaaggtgggcaagcctcccgcttttgcTGGCAGGCCTCCGCACTTCCCCTCAGCAGCCAACAACAGAGAACAAGTGGGTGATCTGACGGGGATACGATGACGCGATCCGCAatatacagtgcctgttttctctgcACTGTCTAGTGGGGAGGGGCCCACGATGACGCAATCATGATGCCACCTCCCCGGACTACCCACTTCCCACTGACCATGCTCCAGGACCGCCCACATTGCTGCCAaccacgcccccattcacctaccACGCTGCCACATCCCAGAGGAGGGTGAAGCAAGGTAGGCATCTATGTCCTGCTGTTATAGAATATTagtatcatcgatggtttatggctgatgttgaatacttttgacATTAATGGTAGAAAACCAGatagtttccctccatcgatggcacagcatggCACAGCATaaactaatatttttttttatttttgcaaggtGCCAGGGCACCTactgctgctttgtttttacactgcaatttagatttcagtttgaacataccccacccaaatctaactctctctgcacatgttacatctgccccctgcccctgcagtgcacatggttttgcccaactactaacaaatttgctgctgcgatcaactctgaattaggcccaatgggggccattccgagttgatcactcgctagctgctttttgaagccttgcaaacgcatagtcgccgcccacagaggagtgtatatttgctgtgcaagtgcgcaaacgcttgtgcagccgagcaggacgaaaacgtttttttacagattctgagtaggtctgaactgacTCAGCCACTGGGATCACTTAAgcatgtccggtcctggaattgacgtcagacatccgccctacaaacgtttggacacgcctgcgttttttaaaacactcccagaaaatggtcagttgtcacccacaaacgccctctttctgtcaatctccttgcgatctgctgtgcgaatggatccatcattaaatccatcactcagcaacgatacgctttgtacccgtacgacgcacctgcgcattgcggtgcatatgcatgcgcagttctgacctgatcgaagTGCAGTGAAAAAAAGCAGCATGcgattaggtcggaatgacccccattgtccctttataaagtatgagaAGTTGAGCACTAATTTTTAGATTACagggggtgccgaaaacactagcactggccctaagCTCCACGTAAtgtgtgtgtttgggggtggggtgggggtaaaTGAGTTACAACTCctctccaaatctaactctctctgcacattacatctgccccccatgcactgcacatggggggtaattctgagttgattgcagcaggatttttgttagcagttgggcaaaaccatggtggtgattccgagttgttcgctcgctagctgattttagcagcattgcacacgctaagccgccgccctctgggagtgtatcttagcatagcagaattgcaaacgaaagattcgctaattttctcgtaacgattaccccgcagtttctgagtagctccacactgactctgccattgcgaccagctcagtccttttcgttcctggtttgacgtcacaaacacacccagcccagccactcccccgtttctccaaccactcccgctttttcccctgaaacgcctgcgtttttccgcacacttccagaaaacggccagtttccgcccagaaacacccacttcctgtcaatcacactacgatcaccagaacgatgagaaaaccttgttacgccgtgagtaaaataccaaacttttgtgctaatttacttgtgcatgcgcagtttgcgactaatcgctccgtagcgaaaaaaataacgagctaacaactcggaatgacccctcatgtgcactgcaggggaagcagatgtaacatgtgcagagagagttagatttgggtgggttatattgtttctgtgcagggtaaatactggctgctttatttttacactgcaatttagatttcagtttgaacacaccccgcccaaatctaactctctctgcacatgttacatctgcccccatgcactgcacatggttttgcccattagctaacacattatctgctgtgaacagatctgaattacccccatagtcacataAGAGAAGTTGTAAACCTCTGCAGCTgtggtgaaactacaagtcccagcatgctttaccagctgattggTGGGAGGGTGTGATGGGACTTTCATAACAGTAGACGAGGAACGGGTCGGCTAGGCGTGCTGTAACCTGTCAGTAACAAAGATTAGCAATGTGATGATAAGATACATTGTGTATAACATTTTACCCTGTGTGTAACCTGTGCATCCTAGTATAGCGTATAGATGGCAGTGCCACTGTACCTTCTCCTGCAGGGTGTGACCCCGCACTGTGTCCTGCCTCCCGTCCTGTGTCCTGTACACGTGGCATATGTAATCACTCTTTCCTCTCTGCAATCTCACACCTGCTGTTTCCTCCTCACAATCTCAAACTTCTCTGTTTTCTTCCTTGTCCATTTAGGTTATAACGCTGCAATAGAGGCTATAACAGCCAACGTTACTGTAAACGCTTCCAGCATGAGAGTCCCTGCATGAGTACTGTCTGTAATAATAATCTACAGTGACcttcctgctgctgcctgtacttgtgctgtacttcctccactcccctcttctatccatccccttcccctcccctctcctcttctaTCCATCCCCTTCCCCaaccctcccctcttctctccatccccttcccctcccctcccctcttctatccatccccttcccctcccctctcctctcctgctgctgcctgtacttgtgctgtacttcctccactcccctcttctatccATCCCCTTCCCCAaccctcccctctcctgctgctgcctgtactagTGCTGTacttcctcccctcccctctcctcttctaTCCATCCCCTTCCCCaaccctctcctcttctctccatccccttcccctcccctctcctcttctctccacccccttcccctcccctctcctcttctatccatccccttcccctcccctctcctcttctaTCCACCCCCTTCCCCaaccctctcctcttctctccatccccttcccctcccctctcctcttctctccacccccttcccctcccctctcctcttctatccatccccttcccctcccctctcctcttctctccatccccttcccctcccctctcctgctgctgcctgtacttgtgctgtacttcctcccctcccctctcctctccatccccttcccctcccctctcctcttctctccatccccttcccctcccctctcctgctgctgcctgtacttgtgctgtacttcctcccctcccctctcctctccatccccttcccctcccctttcctcttctctccttccccttcccctcccctctcctattCTCTCCATCACcttcacctcccctctcctcttctctccatccccatccccttcccctcccctctcctcttctctccatccccttcccctcccctctcctcttctctccatccccttcccctcccctctcctgctgctgcctgtacttgtgctgtacttctacccctcccctcttctcttctatccatccccttcccctcccctcccctctcctcttctaTCCATCCCCTTCCCCaaccctcccctcttctctccatccccttcccctcccctctcctcttctctccacccccttcccctcccctctcctcttctatccatccccttcccctcccctctcctcttctaTCCATCCCCTTCCCCaaccctcccctcttctctccatccccttcccctcccctcccctcttctatccatccccttcccctcccctctcctctcctgctgctgcctgtacttgtgctgtacttcctccactcccctcttctatccATCCCCTTCCCCAaccctcccctctcctgctgctgcctgtactagTGCTGTActtcctcccccccctctcctcttctatcCATCCCCTTCCCCaaccctctcctcttctctccatccccttcccctctcctcttctctccacccccttcccctcccctctcctcttctatccatccccttcccctcccctctcctcttctaTCCATCCCCTTCCCCaaccctctcctcttctctccatccccgtcccctcccctctcctcttctctccacccccttcccctcccctctcctcttc
This region includes:
- the LOC134931519 gene encoding N-acetyltransferase 8-like isoform X1 gives rise to the protein MPRVQDTGREAGHSAGSHPAGEGYKMSDYIIRLYKDSDYQAVRDLFAQGTLEHTQVAFKHGLSLPRIWLLLLVAFFLPLLILRSVVFSFVVVFLAFIILWLGTRDLYDSYVRHALSDDMLDIQKFYLQRDGYCFWVAESAGEVVGMVVAIPSSHPGGDNHTELRRMSVAQSHRGRGIAKALCRTVIDFARGRGCSAVILETTLGHRAAHGLYQSMGFKWQHSTFLKHPLAKLVDFKFLFYKYNIPTMSK
- the LOC134931519 gene encoding N-acetyltransferase 8-like isoform X2; this translates as MSDYIIRLYKDSDYQAVRDLFAQGTLEHTQVAFKHGLSLPRIWLLLLVAFFLPLLILRSVVFSFVVVFLAFIILWLGTRDLYDSYVRHALSDDMLDIQKFYLQRDGYCFWVAESAGEVVGMVVAIPSSHPGGDNHTELRRMSVAQSHRGRGIAKALCRTVIDFARGRGCSAVILETTLGHRAAHGLYQSMGFKWQHSTFLKHPLAKLVDFKFLFYKYNIPTMSK